GATGTTAGGTAAAGCATCCTTTCACTTTAGAGGTTACGAAGTTACTAATCTAACTATGGTGTGCTTGATTTATAGGAGAGAAATAGAGTGAAGAGAAATAAAGTAGAGTTTAAGAAGTGTGAGTAATAGGTTCCATGgaataaagtatattttttttaatatgttatttctctctttcttatCAAATACAATATAAGTGATGAGTGAGAAAATCAGCTATCAATTGCATAATATATCATAAACATGTTATAATATTAACGGGTTTGGTTTTTTCATAGACTTAATGACATTATTGattagattttcttttcttattttagaggagttaaattcatataaagaaattttatgctttttagttgttttttttcctctcttttaaaCCTAAATCTTTTGGTAAACAAATAATAGGACGGTGGAGGAGTTCAAGAAAGGGCATGTGTATGCAGATAATGTCCTTAACATTCCATACATGTTGAATACACCCAAGGGTAAGAAACTTTTTAATCCCTAATAATTTCTGAGACTAGTTCTCCCTACAtgtctctttatttattatttagcaTATGACAGTATGTCGTGTTACAAATTTTCTATGGTTAAAATTTAAGATGCTTGTGATTTTGGAGAGCAGGCAAGGTAAAGAATGGAGACTTTCTGAAGGAGGTTTCATCAGCTTGCAACAAAGAAGATCATCTCGTTGTGGTAACTATATATCTTTTCTCTTACTACAATTTCAACTGGTTAATGCTAATCAAAGCCAACATAATATTTATCTCTGGTATGTATCTGTATTTCAGGGTTGTCAAAGTGGGGTGAGATCTCTGTATGCAACTGCTGATCTTCTATCTGATGTAAGTTAATTCATGTCAATTTCATTACACTTATTTATCTATATTTAGTCTTGAATACAAATTAGTATATAGCAGTGGCTATGAAATATCTGAACATTACTCTAGCTATAAAATCCATGTTATGCTTTCTTTTATTTACTTCTTTTGACAATTAATGGATGAGAAGACTAACTTGTATTGTTTGGATTTGAATTGATAGGGTTTTAAGAATGCGAAAGACATGGGAGGAGGTTATGTGGATTGGGTTAAAAACAAGTTTCCAGTGAATATACCAGAGGCCAAAGAGGAGCTATAATAAGTAATGGATAGGAACATTCATATTTCTTTCTAAATGGTTTCATCACGGAGATACCACATCCATCCATATGTATATGTACTACTTCAGAGAGTTCATTAGTTCTACTTACAATACTTCATTTCAATCCCTGCGGCTATGTTTCCAATTATATTTGTATCTATTCCTCCAACTTACTAACTTACTACCAGGCATATGATAAATTCTACTGATATTAATCGCCGTTTctaaatggaaaaaaaagatCCATAATGTTAAAGTTGTTGGCACTATAGTTGAcgaattcaatcattcaaataTTAATGTTCACACCAACCGCTACTGCGTTATGGAAAGAAGGGGCAAGATTTCGTGACATTGGGTCAATGGGCTTAATTGTTCCtcaattaatatgaaaataataaatgggTTGTTTAACACGCACGTAGATTTGTATGATGATTCATTATGGTTTGTTaggaataattatttatttatttttccactttcttttctcatcAAAGATCCTAAATGATTTACATGTGGAGCGAGATAGTTTAAGTCCTGATCCAATTCTAAACTAGCATAGGCCCATGTTGGATCTTATTGGTGAAAAAGTAACCATAACGTTTGGTC
The nucleotide sequence above comes from Glycine soja cultivar W05 chromosome 11, ASM419377v2, whole genome shotgun sequence. Encoded proteins:
- the LOC114374716 gene encoding thiosulfate sulfurtransferase 18-like encodes the protein MAVAVAMLPRWSVFLLFLFVLCISGAKVVTIDVRAAKSLIQTGSIYLDVRTVEEFKKGHVYADNVLNIPYMLNTPKGKVKNGDFLKEVSSACNKEDHLVVGCQSGVRSLYATADLLSDGFKNAKDMGGGYVDWVKNKFPVNIPEAKEEL